CTGCACCGGCGGCTGGCGCAGCAGCGCGCGCCCCGCGGCGAAGGTGTCGAACAGTTGGTCGTCCAAGTCGTTGCGGTCAGTGATCAGCACCACCGTCGGATTGGCCAGGCGCGGCTCCCGGATCAGGCTGCCTGCCAGCATCAGCATGGTGAGCGACTTGCCCGAGCCCTGCGTGTGCCAGACCACGCCGCCACGCCCGTCACCCTCCGGCTTCAAGTGCGCCAGCACGCTGGCGCGCCCCTTGCGCAGCGCGCGAAACTGGTGGTATCCGGCGATCTTCTTGACGATGTCGCCGCGCTCGTCTTCCTCGAAGGTGACGCAAGCGCGCAGGTAATCGAGCAGCGTGCGCGGCTCCAGCAATCCGCGAATCAAGGCCTCCAGCGTCGGCGCGCCGCCTTCATCGGCCAGCGGCCGCCAGGGCATGTAGCGGCTCGCGCCAGCGGTGATCGAGCCGACGCGCGTCAACAGGCCATCGGACACCGCGCACAGCACGTTGGGCACGAACAGGTCCGGCGTGGTCGCCATGTAGCGCTTGAGCTGAGCCATCGCCACACCCAGATCGGCCTGTTCATCCGCCGGATCTTTCAGCTCGATGACCACCACCGGCAGGCCGTTCAGAAACAGCAGCAGATCCGGGCGAATGCTCTTGCCCGCTGCGCCGGTGATGGTGAGCTGACGCACCGCCAGCCAGTCGTTGGCTTGCGGTTGGTCGAAGTCGACCAGGCGTGCGCAACCACCGCGCATCTCGCCAGACTTCGCGTCGCGATACTCCACCGGTACGCCATCCACCAGCAGGCCGTGCAGCCAGCGGTTGTTTTGAATCAGCGTTGGGTGCGGCGGGTGCGCCAGCGTGCGCGCCACGCCGTCCAAGGTTTCGCGCGGCAGGCGGGGGTTCAGACGTTGCAGCGCGGCGGCCACCCGGGCCTGCAACACCACGTCGGCAAACGACGCGCGCTCTGCCTGCGGCGCGTCAGGCCCCAATTCAGGCCCGTGGCGCAAATCGAATCCCGATTGGCGCAGCAGCCCGAGCGCCCCGAGCTCGACGTCCTGCTCACGTAGCATGGGCAAGCTGCGGTGCTTCAGCCACCTCTGCAAGCGGCTGGAATTCGGCCCCGGTGCAAGGCGCAAAACCGTGTGGCCAGGGCGCCCGCAGCACACACAGCACCCGCATTTGCAAGGGCGCGCCATGGTTCACGCGGGCCACGCGCAAGTCGATGGACTGCATGCCGCTTCGCGCCACCAGGGCGCGCACGTCGCGCGCCAGATAGCGCGGCACGTAACCCAGGCGCAACCGCTCTGCGCCATCGTCCAGAACAGCCACGGCGCGCGGGTCATGCGCGTTGTCGTCTTCCAGCTCCAGACGCAAAACGTCTTGCGCACGCAGCGTCGCCAGCCACTCATGCGCCGACGCGCCGGCATGGCGCAAGCCGTGCAAAAAGAAGTGGTCGCTGTAGCGGCCTTGGGCATCGGCCACGGGCTGGGGAAACACTTCGAGCGCATCGGTCTGGCGGATGCCTTCGGTCACACCCAGCACGGCAAGCGGCGTCGGCGCATTCTTCGGGTCAAAGCCGCTCCACGTCAGCCAGGCCTCGTACTCCGGGCGAGAGCGCGAGAGCAGGCGATTGGCCAGCAACGGAAACAAGGTGCGCGAGCGATACACCGTGCCCAGATCGTCCATGCCCGGGAAGGGGTGAAACCCCGGCAGCGTCAGCGCACCGTGCGTGTAGGCAAAGCGATATTCGCCGTCAACGTGTTCCAGCTTGGCCACGGGCGACCACTCGCCCCTTTCGGCCGAGCCGCCGCGCCATGCGATGAATACGGTCGTGTTCATGGTTCCTCCGGTTGCAGTATCCGCCTTCGGTTCTGGGCCAGCAACTCCGCGGTGAACTGGCGGCAGATCGCCGACATCCGCTCTGGCTGAATCTGCTCCAGGATGTCCGCCACCGCTTCACTCTCGACACCATCGAGCCTCTCCTGCCATGCCCGGGCGGCCTTCGGAACGCGCTGGGCCCAGGCGCGCCAAGCCTCCAGCGTGGACAAGGGCGACGGAGCGACGGCATCGGCGTACAGCGCCGACCTCGCACGGCGGACAAAGTGCGCCACTTGCCGATGGTGGTCGCGGGACGCCAGCCGCTCGGCGCGCTCGGCATCCGAGAGATTGCGCGCCAGCGCCGCGCCATGGTCGAAGCTGGGCGCGAGCAGCAGATGTTGCCCGTCCCACACGGCACCCCAGTTCTCGTGATGGCGGTCCTGATTGGCCACCCAGGCGTCAAGCAGCAGGTAGCCGGCAAAGACGCCCGCCGCATCGTCGATGCCGTCGGGCAGGTTCACGCACCAGCCCGCAGTCGGCATGCGCAGCCTGCGCACCACGTCGAACACCGCATCGATGGTGTGCGCGCGGCTGCGGTAGTGCGGCCCTTGCGCGCCCGGGTAATCGGGGTCGAGCGCCAGCAGCAACTGGTTGCCATGCGCCAGCGCCAGCGGTGGTGGCACGAGCGACGCGCAGACCACGCCCGGCCTATCCTGATCGACGTCGTGCGCCATCTCGTAATGCACGTGCGGCAGGCCCAGCAGCGCGGCCAGCTCGCAGGCGATCTTTTCCGCCCAATCTTCGCCCGTGCCGCGCTCTTCGGCCTTGAACAGCATTCGGGTGTCGCCCTCCAGGTACCAGAACTTGGCTTTGGTGCCCAGGTCTTCCAGCGCTTGGGCGCGCGAGGACTGGATGCGAACGACGGGATACACGGCTACGGCACCGTGGCGGCTTTGCGCTCGGCGTCGCGGACACGGATTTGGCCGCTCAGCAGTTTGGGGAGCAGATAGTCGCGCATTTGGGCGAGCTTGCGGGATTCCAGCATGGTCTGCGCGTACAAGTCGTAGACAGGGCCAATGATGGCGTCGGCCGCCTGCAACACCTTGGGCATCGCGGTGACCACTTGCGCTTCCATGAGGTGACCGCGCTTGATGTGTCCCATCGTGGTGGCCTTGCCTGCCGCGATGGTGCGGAACCACGGCAAATGTTGTTGAACCCAAAGCAGGCAAAGCCAACTCGGGTGTTCGTCGGAGGCCACCTTGAACAGGTGTTGATTCAACGCGCCCTTACCGCCAAACCAGAATGCCGCTTCCAGCGTGCCTGACCACGAAAACAACAGGTCACCGTCGCCAATCACGTACTGCTCGGGCACGTCACCATTGGCCAAATCGGCGCCATCGGTGGAACCCTTGCGAAGCTGCGCAATCTTGATGACGGGCAGGTCGTCGTCATCGCCGCGCGGCGGGTACTTTTGCAGTGCCAAGCCGTTGAGAAAGGTCGCAGCGTTCGCAAGCGCTTTTACCTCCCACCCTTCCGGTACAGGGCCGATGTCGGAATCGACGAAGCAGGTGGGCAGCGCGTCGAAGACGGGCTGCGGCATGGAGGGAAAGCGGGTGGCGCCTGCGGCCTTGGCCTTGACCGGCTCGAAGTCCACGAACCAGGCGCGGAAGATGGCCTGCGCCAGCTTTTCCAGCGCCAGCGCCGTGCGCCGGTTCTGCTCGATCTTGTCGTCCAGCGCGCCGAGGACGCTGGCGATGGCGCGTTGCTCGGCGATCGGCGGAAGCGAGATTTCCATGTTTCGCTGATCCGACAAACTCACATAGTCCGCCATATCGGTCTGGCCTTTCAGGCCAGCAACTTGGTACCCGAACTCGCTCCCGTGCATCCAAAAATAGAGCCACCGGGAATCGATAGCCTCCTGATTAAGACTTCGCCAGTAGCAGAGTTGTGGCGAGTAGACGAACCGCGGCGTAGTCAAGCGGACGAGTGCAAGGCGACCAACAGTACCTTTAGAAGTGAACACTACGTCACCCGGCTGGCTAACCTTGTCTCCAACTTTTGCGATTTCCTTCACAGGAAACCGATCGGCATCCACAAAGTGGAAACCGCTATTGATGTTTCCAGCGCGTGCAAATGGAAGGCCTTCGCCGGACAGTTCGGAGTTCTTCGCACGGTAGCCATCGCCAATAGCCAATTTTCCGTCCGCGATCAGATTACGTGTAGTGCAGGGAACCCAGTTTTCGCTTGCGTGCACACCGATCACGTAGCAACTCCGTCGCTGCTAAGCATGGCCAGTTGCTGGCGTATTTCGCCGGTCAACCGTTGGTCTTCAACAAAGCACCGCTCCAACTCCGCCAATAGCCGCGGATATTTCTCCTCGAACGGCTCCCCGTCGTCTTCCTGCGCCTCCGCGCCGACGTAGCGCCCCGGCGTCAGGACGAAGCCCTGTTTGGCGATACCTTCGATGGTGGTGGCCTTGCAGAAGCCCGGCTCGTCTTCGTAGTACCAGCCGCCGTGCTCGCTCTCATTCCACCAGTCGGGCGCGGGCTCGCCGCGCCACTGGCGGTAGGCGTAGACGATGCGGCCAATGTCGGTGTCCATGTTCGGATCGCCCAGGCCATCGGGCAGCCGGGTTTGGCCATCGTCGCCGCCGGTGAGCACGCGCAGCGTCCGGGTCTGCAGGGTGCCGAGCTTGCGCGCGTCCAGAAATAAGGTTTCGCCCTGGCGGTTGCGGCCGCCGTGCTTCAAGTTGCGGCCGGTCTTGTCGCGGGTGAGAAACCACAGGCAGGCGGGGATGCCGGTGGTCAGGAAAAGCTGCGCCGGCAGGGCCACGATGCAATCGACCAGATCGGCTTCGACGATCTTGCGGCGTATCTCGCCTTCGCCGCCGCTGCCCGACGACAGCGAGCCGTTGGCCATAACGAAGCCGGCCACGCCGCCGCCGTGGCCGTTGGGCGGGGCCAAGTGGTGGATGAAGTGCTGAATCCAGGCGTAGTTGGCGTTGCCAGCGGGCGGGGTGCCAAACTTCCAACGCACGTCGTTTTCCAACAATTTGGCCGACCAGTCGGAAATGTTGAACGGCGGATTGGCCAGGATGTAATCGGCCTTCAGATCAGGGTGCAGGTCGCGCAGGAAGGAATCGGCCGGCTGCGCGCCAAGGTTGGCCTCGATACCTTGGATGGCCAGGTTCATGTGCGCCAGGCGCCAGGTGGTGGGGTTGGACTCTTGCCCGAAGACGTGAATATCGGTGGCTTGTCCGCCGTGTGCTTCGACGAAACGCTCGGACTGCACGAACATGCCCGCCGAGCCGCAGCATGGGTCATACACGCGCCCGTTGTAGGGTTCGAGCATTTCCACCAACAGGCGCACGATGCAGCGCGGGGTGAAAAATTCGCCGCCGAGCTTGCCTTCGGCCTGGGCAAATTTGCCGAGGAAGTATTCATACACACGGCCCAGGGTGTCGCGCGCGCGGCTGGCGCTGCCCTTGAAGCCGATGCCAGCGATCAGGTCGATCAGCCCCTTCATCTTCTCGGGCGCAATGCCGCGGCGGGCGTAGTCGCGCGGCAGCTTGCCCTTGAGCTTGGGGTTGTCGCGCTCCACCGCCAGGATGGCGTCGTCGATCAGCGTGGCGATGTCGGCGCGCGTGGCCTGGTTTTGCAGGTTTTGCCAGCGCGCCTCGGGCGGCACCCAGAAGACACGCTCGGCGGTGTATTCGTCGCGGCTTTCCAGCAGGGCTTCGAGCTGCGCGCCTTTGATGCCATCGGCTTCGAGTTCCGCCTTCAATTCATCGCGGCGCGCAGCGAACGAGTCGGAGATGTATTTCAGGAACAAGAGGCCGAGCACGACGTGCTTGTATTCGGCGGCGTCGATCTGGCCGCGCAGGGTGTCGGCGGCTTTCCACAGGGTGTCGGCGTAGGCCAGGTCGGAATCGTGGGGCTGGGTGGGGTTCATCGTGCTTGCTGGTCTGGACCGCCGCGCAGGTTACCAAAGTCGCTTCGACCATCCCGAAGGGGGTCTGCTACCGCCGGTTGACCAGCCAGATCCCCGGCAGGATCAACAGCAGCCCCACCACGTGATAGAGGTGGACGGGCTCGCCCAGGATGGCCCAGGCCATCACCGCCGCGTAGGGCGGGTTCAGGTAGAGCACGGCGCCGGCGCGGGCCGCGCCCAGCTCGCGCACCATGAAGGCGTAGCACAGGTAGGCGCCAAAGCCCGGCAGCGCGGCGGCGGCCAGCACCAGGCCCAGGCCCTGCCAGGAGAGCGTCGGCAGCGCTGCGGTGGCGGCCTCCCAGGCCACCATGGGCAGCATGACCAGCACGCCCCAGGCGCTCATCACCGCCAGGCGCCCCATGTCCGACAGCGGCGAGCGCCAGCGCTTGAGCAAGATGGTGAAGAAGGCCCAGGCCAGCATCGCGCCCACCATCCACAGGTCGCCCGCCGCCCATTGCAGCTGCGTCAGCGCGCCCCAGCGCCCGCGCAGCACCACGTGCACCACGCCCGCCAGCGCCAGCGCCACGCCGCAGGCCTGCAGGGCGGTGAAGGATTCCTTGAGCCACAGGCGCGAGATCAGCGCGATCATCACCGGCGAGATCGCATAGATCAGCGCCATGTTGGTGGCGTTGGTGCTCTGCCCGGCCAGATACACCCAGGCGCCGCAGATCCACATGCCCAGCGCGCCCAGCACCAGCATGTGGCGCCAGTCGGCCAGCACCGCGCGCCGGTGCTGCCACAGCTCGCGCCAGGCCACGGCGCCAAAGGCCAGGCCCGCCAGCAGCCAGCGTTCCGCGGCCAGCGTGTTGGGCGCTATCACCCCGGGGGCACTGCGGGCAATCAGGAAGTTGAAGCCCCACAGCAGGGGCACGACGAAGATCAGCGCGACGGCCAGCTGTGCACGCCGGGATGGGCTCATGGGTTTGAATTAAAACGGGCTCAAACGCTTGCCTGGCAAGCGCTGGCAGCTATTAAAAAGAAGGCTGCCATGCGGAGCGGATGGCGCCATTAGAACACCGTTCAGGCGCCCGCCGCCCCGCCCGGGACAGGCCCGCATCAGGCTGGCGACGGGCGCAGCGCAGCGCGCACTGCAGCGGCGCGGCGCAGGCGGCACAATGTCCGCATGAGCACAGGCAAGCGCGCATCCATCGTTGATTCCCGCCGCATCGGCCGCTTGCCGCCGGCGCACGAAGGCGCACTCGAAGCGGCCACCGGCGAACTGCGCGACCTGCGTGGGCGGCCGCTGCGCGACCTGCGCATCAGCGTCACCGACCGCTGCAACTTCCGCTGCACCTACTGCATGCCCAAGGAGATCTTCGGCGGCGACTACGCCTTCCTGCCGCAGGCAAGCCTGCTCACCTTCGAGGAGATCACCCGGCTGGCGCGCCTGTTCCTGGCGCATGGCGTGCACAAGATCCGCCTGACCGGGGGCGAGCCCCTGGTGCGCAAGGGCATTGAAGACCTGGTGGCCATGCTGGCCGGGCTGCGCACCACCGAGGGCCAGCCGCCCGAGATCACGCTGACCACCAATGGCTCGCTGCTGGCCAAAAAGGCGCGCGGCCTGAAGGCCGCCGGCCTGTCGCGCGTGACGGTGAGCCTGGACAGCCTGGACGAAGCGGTGTTCCAGGCGATGAACGACGTGGGCTTTCCGGTGGCGGGCGTGCTCGCGGCCATCGACGCGGCACAGGCGGCGGGCTTCGAGCGCATCAAGGTCAACATGGTGGTCAAGCGCGGCACCAACGACCAGGAGATCGTGCCGATGGCGCGGCACTTTCGCGGCAGCGGCATCACGCTGCGCTTCATCGAATTCATGGACGTGGGCAGCACCAACCACTGGCGCATGCAGCAGGTGCTGCCCTCTCGGGAGGTGCTGGCGCGCCTGCAGGCCGAGTTTCCGCTGGTGCCGCTGCAGCCTTCGGCTGCGGGCGAGACCGCCGAGCGCTGGGGCTATGCGGGTGCGGACGGCCAGTTCGACCCGGCGCTGGGCGAGGTCGGCTTCATCAGCAGCGTGACCAAGGCGTTTTGCGGCACCTGCAACCGCATACGGCTTTCCACCGAAGGCCAGCTCTTCACCTGCCTGTTCGCCACCCAGGGCTGGGACCTGCGCGCCCTGGTGCGCGGCGGCGCGACGGATGCGCAGCTCTCGCAAGCCATCGCCGACATCTGGCATGGGCGCAACGACCGCTATTCCGAACTGCGCGCCAGCCTGCCGCACCAGGAGGGCGACGGCGATGGCCCGCGGCGCATAGAGATGAGCTACATCGGCGGTTGATACCCGCAGACACTCGCATGAGCTACAACCCCACCCACCTTGCCCAGGCCCCCACGCGCGAAGCCGTGGACCAGCTGGCGGGCGCCGCGCTGCTGGAGTTCGGCACGCCCTGGTGCGGCCACTGCGCGCGCGCCCAGCCGCTGATCGAGGCGGCGCTCGGCGCCCATCCCGAGGTGCAGCATCTGAAGGTGGAAGACGGCCCGGGGCGCAAGCTCGGACGCAGCTACGGCGTCAAGCTCTGGCCGACGCTGATCTTCCTGAAGGACGGCGCGGAAGTCGCGCGCCTGGTGCGCCCGCAGAGCCAGAGCGCGATCGGCGAGGCGCTTGCGGCGCTCGCGCCTCAGTCGTCCTCGGGCGCAAGCCCCGGGAACAAGACCTCGATATAGCCCAGCTGCGTCAGGTCGCGCATGCGCATCGGGTAGAGCTTGCCGATCAGGTGGTCGCATTCGTGCTGCACCACGCGGGCGTGAAAGCCCTCGGCCTCGCGCTCGATGGGCTCGCCAAAAGGGTCGAAGCCGCTGTAGCGGATGCGCGTGAAGCGCGGCACCTTGCCGCGCAGGCCGGGCACGGACAGGCAGCCCTCCCAATCCAGCGTCTCCTCCTCGCCCAGCGGCGTGATCACCGGGTTCAGCAGCACCGTGCGCGCAAAGGGCGGCTGGTCCGGATAGCGCGGATTGGGCTGGCCGCTGCCGAAGACCACGAGTTGCAGATCGACCCCGATCTGCGGCGCCGCCAGCCCCGCGCCATTGGCCGCCTGCATGGTCTCGATCAGGTCGCGCACCAGGGTGTGCAGCGCATCGGTGTCGAACTCGCGCACCGGCTGGGCCACGCGCAAGAGGCGCGGGTCGCCCATTTTCAGGATGGTGTGTATGGTCATAGTGCAGCGCAGCATACATCGTGGGCACAATCGTGGGCGTGATGGAAAGCCCGCCACAGCCGCCTGCGCTGCCCGACCTGCCGCCCCCTCCTCCCGCGCCGGTGCGCTGGCTGCTGCTGGCGCTGGCGCTGCTGAGCCTGGCCACCGGCATCGTCGGCATCTTCCTGCCGGGGCTGCCCACCACCGTCTTCATCCTGATCGCCGCCTGGGCCGCGGCGCGCAGCTCGCCGCGCCTGCATGCCTGGCTGTGGCGCCACCGCCTGTTTGGCCCCATGCTGCGCAACTGGGCCGACGGCGGGCGCGTGAGCCGGCGCGCCAAGTGGAGCGCCACCCTGGTCATGGGCAGCACTGCGCTGATCCTGGCCATGGTCAACGCGCCGAACTGGGCGCGCTGGTTCGCCTGGATCAACATGGCCTGCGTGCTGGTCTGGCTGTGGTATCGGCCTGAGCCCCAAGCATGAACTGCGCCACCCCGGGCACCGGAAACCCGCGGTTTTCACGCTAGAATCTCGCTCTTGTTCCTCGATAGCTCAGTCGGTAGAGCGACGGACTGTTAATCCGCAGGTCCCTGGTTCGAGCCCAGGTCGAGGAGCCACCGAATTTCCGCAGCCGCCCCCGCAGCGCGCCTGCCCGCAGCGCATATTCCTCGATAGCTCAGTCGGTAGAGCGACGGACTGTTAATCCGCAGGTCCCTGGTTCGAGCCCAGGTCGAGGAGCCACCACCCCGCCTTCCCCTGCAAAGCCGCCGCCCGGGCCCGGCCGGCTTGCAGGGTCCGGACAAAATAGAACGATCGTGCTTTTTTGTCCGTCGCGCACATACAATGCAAGGTTCAATACCATCGGGTATTGCCGCACCGCACCCTGAGGACAGACCCACCATGACCAACGAAGAACTCCTGAGCACCTACGGACCGCGCGAGTCGATGGAATACGACGTGGTGATCGTCGGCGCCGGCCCCGGGGGGCTGGCGACGGCCATCCGCCTCAAGCAGCAGGCGGCGGCGCACAGCAAGGAGGTGTCGGTGGTGGTGCTGGAAAAGGGCTCGGAGCCGGGCGCGCACATCCTCTCGGGCGCGATCGTCGATCCGCGCGCGCTCACCGAGCTGATTCCCGACTGGAAGGCCAAGGGCGCACCACTGAACCAGCCGGTGACCGAGGACGCCTACGTCTTCCTGGGCGGGCAAGGCGGCTCGTTTCGCATCCCCAACCTGTTCCTGCCGCCGTTTGCCAACAACCACGGCAACTACATCGTCAGCCTGGGCGACGTCACCCGCTGGCTCGCGGCGCAGGCCGAGGCGCTGGGCGTGGAGATCTTCCCGGGCTTTGCCGCGGCCGAGGTGCTGTACACCGAGGACGGCGCGGTCAGGGGCGTGGCCACGGGCAACATGGGCCTGGGCAAGGACGGCAAGCCGACCGACCACTTCCAGCTCGGCATGGAGCTGCTGGGCAAGTACACCGTGTTTGCCGAGGGTGCGCGCGGGCACCTGGGCAAGCAGCTGATCGCGCGCTACAAGCTTGACGAAGGGCGCGACCCGCAGTCCTGGGGCCTGGGCGTCAAGGAGCTCTGGGAGATCGACCCCGAGCGCCACCAGCCCGGCCTGGTGGTGCACACCGCCGGCTGGCCCATGGACCCGAGCACCTACGGCGGCGGCTTCATCTACCACCTGGACGGCAACCGCGTGGCGCTGGGCTTCGTCACCGGGCTGAACTACAGCAACCCCTATCTGAGTCCGTTCGAGGAATTCCAGCGCTGGAAGACCCACCCCAACGTGCGCTGGTATCTGGAAAACGCCAAGGGCGAGGTGACGGGCAAGCGCCTGTCCTACGGCGCGCGCGCGATCAACGCCAGCGGCATCAATGCCCTGCCCAAATTCGTCTTCCCGGGCGGCGCGCTGATCGGCTGCAACGCCGGCTTCCTGAACGTCAGCCGCATCAAGGGCAGCCATTCGGCGATCAAGACCGGCATGCTCGCGGCCGACGCGGCCTTTGCCGCGGTCACCGCCGGACGCCAGCACGACGAACTGAAGAACTACACCCTGGGTTTCGAGAACAGCTGGCTCTACCCCGAGCTGCAAAAGGACCGCAACTTCAAGAACTGGTTCCGCTGGGGCCTGTCGGTGGGCACGCTGATGAACGGCTTCGAGCAGTACGTGCTGCGCGGGCACTTCCCCTGGACGCTGCACCGCAAGAAGCCGGACTACGCCTACCTCAAGCCGGCCAGCGAATGCACGCCCATCGACTACCCCAAGCCCGACGGCAAGCTGACCTTCGACCGCCTCTCCAGCGTCTTCGTGAGCAACACCAACCACGAGGAGAACCAGCCCTCGCACCTGACGCTCAGGGACGCCTCGGTGCCGGTGGACATCAACCTGGCCACCTACGCCGGGCCCGAGGCGCGCTACTGCCCCGCCGGGGTGTACGAGTTCG
This portion of the Comamonas flocculans genome encodes:
- a CDS encoding HIRAN domain-containing protein, encoding MNTTVFIAWRGGSAERGEWSPVAKLEHVDGEYRFAYTHGALTLPGFHPFPGMDDLGTVYRSRTLFPLLANRLLSRSRPEYEAWLTWSGFDPKNAPTPLAVLGVTEGIRQTDALEVFPQPVADAQGRYSDHFFLHGLRHAGASAHEWLATLRAQDVLRLELEDDNAHDPRAVAVLDDGAERLRLGYVPRYLARDVRALVARSGMQSIDLRVARVNHGAPLQMRVLCVLRAPWPHGFAPCTGAEFQPLAEVAEAPQLAHAT
- a CDS encoding restriction endonuclease subunit S, whose amino-acid sequence is MIGVHASENWVPCTTRNLIADGKLAIGDGYRAKNSELSGEGLPFARAGNINSGFHFVDADRFPVKEIAKVGDKVSQPGDVVFTSKGTVGRLALVRLTTPRFVYSPQLCYWRSLNQEAIDSRWLYFWMHGSEFGYQVAGLKGQTDMADYVSLSDQRNMEISLPPIAEQRAIASVLGALDDKIEQNRRTALALEKLAQAIFRAWFVDFEPVKAKAAGATRFPSMPQPVFDALPTCFVDSDIGPVPEGWEVKALANAATFLNGLALQKYPPRGDDDDLPVIKIAQLRKGSTDGADLANGDVPEQYVIGDGDLLFSWSGTLEAAFWFGGKGALNQHLFKVASDEHPSWLCLLWVQQHLPWFRTIAAGKATTMGHIKRGHLMEAQVVTAMPKVLQAADAIIGPVYDLYAQTMLESRKLAQMRDYLLPKLLSGQIRVRDAERKAATVP
- a CDS encoding type I restriction-modification system subunit M gives rise to the protein MNPTQPHDSDLAYADTLWKAADTLRGQIDAAEYKHVVLGLLFLKYISDSFAARRDELKAELEADGIKGAQLEALLESRDEYTAERVFWVPPEARWQNLQNQATRADIATLIDDAILAVERDNPKLKGKLPRDYARRGIAPEKMKGLIDLIAGIGFKGSASRARDTLGRVYEYFLGKFAQAEGKLGGEFFTPRCIVRLLVEMLEPYNGRVYDPCCGSAGMFVQSERFVEAHGGQATDIHVFGQESNPTTWRLAHMNLAIQGIEANLGAQPADSFLRDLHPDLKADYILANPPFNISDWSAKLLENDVRWKFGTPPAGNANYAWIQHFIHHLAPPNGHGGGVAGFVMANGSLSSGSGGEGEIRRKIVEADLVDCIVALPAQLFLTTGIPACLWFLTRDKTGRNLKHGGRNRQGETLFLDARKLGTLQTRTLRVLTGGDDGQTRLPDGLGDPNMDTDIGRIVYAYRQWRGEPAPDWWNESEHGGWYYEDEPGFCKATTIEGIAKQGFVLTPGRYVGAEAQEDDGEPFEEKYPRLLAELERCFVEDQRLTGEIRQQLAMLSSDGVAT
- a CDS encoding DMT family transporter, producing MSPSRRAQLAVALIFVVPLLWGFNFLIARSAPGVIAPNTLAAERWLLAGLAFGAVAWRELWQHRRAVLADWRHMLVLGALGMWICGAWVYLAGQSTNATNMALIYAISPVMIALISRLWLKESFTALQACGVALALAGVVHVVLRGRWGALTQLQWAAGDLWMVGAMLAWAFFTILLKRWRSPLSDMGRLAVMSAWGVLVMLPMVAWEAATAALPTLSWQGLGLVLAAAALPGFGAYLCYAFMVRELGAARAGAVLYLNPPYAAVMAWAILGEPVHLYHVVGLLLILPGIWLVNRR
- the moaA gene encoding GTP 3',8-cyclase MoaA — encoded protein: MSTGKRASIVDSRRIGRLPPAHEGALEAATGELRDLRGRPLRDLRISVTDRCNFRCTYCMPKEIFGGDYAFLPQASLLTFEEITRLARLFLAHGVHKIRLTGGEPLVRKGIEDLVAMLAGLRTTEGQPPEITLTTNGSLLAKKARGLKAAGLSRVTVSLDSLDEAVFQAMNDVGFPVAGVLAAIDAAQAAGFERIKVNMVVKRGTNDQEIVPMARHFRGSGITLRFIEFMDVGSTNHWRMQQVLPSREVLARLQAEFPLVPLQPSAAGETAERWGYAGADGQFDPALGEVGFISSVTKAFCGTCNRIRLSTEGQLFTCLFATQGWDLRALVRGGATDAQLSQAIADIWHGRNDRYSELRASLPHQEGDGDGPRRIEMSYIGG
- a CDS encoding thioredoxin family protein gives rise to the protein MSYNPTHLAQAPTREAVDQLAGAALLEFGTPWCGHCARAQPLIEAALGAHPEVQHLKVEDGPGRKLGRSYGVKLWPTLIFLKDGAEVARLVRPQSQSAIGEALAALAPQSSSGASPGNKTSI
- the def gene encoding peptide deformylase is translated as MTIHTILKMGDPRLLRVAQPVREFDTDALHTLVRDLIETMQAANGAGLAAPQIGVDLQLVVFGSGQPNPRYPDQPPFARTVLLNPVITPLGEEETLDWEGCLSVPGLRGKVPRFTRIRYSGFDPFGEPIEREAEGFHARVVQHECDHLIGKLYPMRMRDLTQLGYIEVLFPGLAPEDD
- a CDS encoding YbaN family protein, with amino-acid sequence MESPPQPPALPDLPPPPPAPVRWLLLALALLSLATGIVGIFLPGLPTTVFILIAAWAAARSSPRLHAWLWRHRLFGPMLRNWADGGRVSRRAKWSATLVMGSTALILAMVNAPNWARWFAWINMACVLVWLWYRPEPQA
- a CDS encoding electron transfer flavoprotein-ubiquinone oxidoreductase encodes the protein MTNEELLSTYGPRESMEYDVVIVGAGPGGLATAIRLKQQAAAHSKEVSVVVLEKGSEPGAHILSGAIVDPRALTELIPDWKAKGAPLNQPVTEDAYVFLGGQGGSFRIPNLFLPPFANNHGNYIVSLGDVTRWLAAQAEALGVEIFPGFAAAEVLYTEDGAVRGVATGNMGLGKDGKPTDHFQLGMELLGKYTVFAEGARGHLGKQLIARYKLDEGRDPQSWGLGVKELWEIDPERHQPGLVVHTAGWPMDPSTYGGGFIYHLDGNRVALGFVTGLNYSNPYLSPFEEFQRWKTHPNVRWYLENAKGEVTGKRLSYGARAINASGINALPKFVFPGGALIGCNAGFLNVSRIKGSHSAIKTGMLAADAAFAAVTAGRQHDELKNYTLGFENSWLYPELQKDRNFKNWFRWGLSVGTLMNGFEQYVLRGHFPWTLHRKKPDYAYLKPASECTPIDYPKPDGKLTFDRLSSVFVSNTNHEENQPSHLTLRDASVPVDINLATYAGPEARYCPAGVYEFVDDGKGGQRLQINAQNCVHCKTCDIKDPTQNIVWVAPEGGGGPNYASM